Proteins from one Salaquimonas pukyongi genomic window:
- a CDS encoding helix-turn-helix transcriptional regulator — MRRADRLFQIVQIMRSGRLITARMLADRLEVSERTIYRDIADLQGSGVPIDGEAGIGYMMREGYDLPPIMFSREEVSALIVGARMVGAWSGARMALAAETALSKIDNILPDDMRGMAQTTPVFAFDFQMPAFLKRRLDDLNAAIANRTVLELDYEAPEREPTRREIEPIGLNYWGKTWTVAAWCRLRGDFRSFRIDRIRSMRETGEQAKPAKGRTLRDYLLQMSREGPAHRPDNCNER; from the coding sequence ATGCGCCGCGCGGACCGCCTGTTTCAGATTGTCCAGATCATGCGCTCAGGGCGGTTGATCACCGCCCGCATGCTGGCCGACCGGCTGGAGGTTTCCGAGCGCACCATCTATCGCGACATTGCCGATCTGCAGGGCTCCGGCGTCCCCATCGATGGGGAGGCCGGGATCGGCTACATGATGCGCGAAGGCTATGATCTGCCGCCGATCATGTTCAGCCGCGAAGAGGTTTCCGCCCTGATCGTCGGTGCGCGCATGGTCGGCGCATGGAGCGGCGCCCGCATGGCGCTTGCCGCTGAGACCGCCCTGTCGAAAATCGACAATATCCTGCCCGACGACATGCGCGGCATGGCCCAGACGACACCGGTCTTCGCCTTTGATTTCCAGATGCCCGCTTTTCTCAAGCGCCGCCTTGACGACCTTAACGCCGCAATTGCAAATCGCACGGTACTGGAACTGGACTATGAAGCACCGGAGCGCGAGCCCACCAGGCGGGAGATTGAACCGATCGGCCTCAACTATTGGGGCAAGACCTGGACCGTTGCCGCCTGGTGCAGGCTCCGGGGAGACTTCCGTTCCTTCCGTATCGACCGTATCCGGTCAATGCGCGAAACCGGTGAGCAGGCCAAACCGGCAAAGGGCCGAACCCTGCGCGACTATCTGCTGCAGATGAGCCGCGAAGGACCTGCCCACCGTCCGGACAACTGCAATGAACGCTAG
- a CDS encoding class I SAM-dependent methyltransferase has protein sequence MTNKQKTDEETVAVYDARVGDYTRMIERTGDNPALISFMELVRPGGIVLDLGCGPGNSAAILKQHGFDVEAVDASAAMVQAASDMHGIAVRQATFEDDYRDNAYDGIWANFSLLHAPRERFSDLIAKFAACLREQGVFHLGTKLGTGEARDRLGRYYAYYSREELMAYFHAGGLTPVREFTGESAGLSGETASWIEIQARRGDESSNGSSNGSSNGA, from the coding sequence ATGACCAATAAACAGAAAACGGACGAGGAAACCGTCGCTGTCTACGATGCGCGGGTAGGCGATTATACCAGGATGATCGAGCGGACAGGTGACAATCCGGCCCTCATTTCCTTCATGGAACTGGTGCGGCCCGGAGGAATAGTGCTCGACCTTGGGTGCGGGCCGGGCAATTCTGCCGCCATTCTCAAACAGCACGGCTTTGATGTTGAGGCGGTGGATGCATCGGCGGCAATGGTTCAGGCTGCAAGTGACATGCATGGCATTGCCGTTCGCCAGGCGACGTTTGAGGATGATTATCGGGACAACGCCTATGATGGTATCTGGGCCAATTTCAGCCTGTTGCATGCGCCGCGGGAGCGATTTTCAGATCTGATTGCCAAGTTTGCCGCATGCTTGCGCGAGCAGGGGGTATTCCATCTTGGTACGAAGCTCGGTACAGGCGAAGCGCGCGATCGTCTTGGACGGTATTATGCATATTATTCGCGGGAGGAGTTGATGGCGTATTTTCATGCGGGGGGGCTTACGCCAGTGCGCGAATTTACCGGTGAAAGTGCGGGGCTTTCGGGAGAAACGGCCTCCTGGATCGAGATACAGGCGCGGCGTGGCGACGAAAGCAGCAATGGGAGCAGCAATGGGAGCAGCAATGGTGCGTAA
- a CDS encoding NAD(P)H-quinone oxidoreductase — protein sequence MASALPETMTAVEISEPGGPEVLKPVTVPLPRPGKGEILIRVDHAGVNRPDCLQRAGAYPPPKGASPLPGLEVSGTVVAAGSGLTPGIMGKAVMALSPGGGYAQYVVVHASNALPVPAGLSMAQAAAVPETFFTVWHNVFQRGGLRKGEVFLVHGGSSGIGTTAIQLAKAFGAVVIATAGSDEKCNLCRELGADLAINYREQDFVEAARHYTDGRGTDLIVDMVGGSYIERNYDASAEDGRIVQIAFLGGPKAEVNFAKLMVKRLTHTGSTLRPRSTEFKAQIARELEEQVLPLVEAGRVLPVMHSTFALEEAAKAHALMESGDLTGKIVLEVSHDQ from the coding sequence ATGGCAAGCGCGCTGCCGGAAACCATGACTGCCGTGGAAATCTCCGAACCTGGCGGGCCGGAGGTCCTCAAACCGGTCACGGTGCCGTTGCCCAGGCCCGGCAAGGGAGAAATACTGATCCGTGTTGACCATGCCGGCGTCAACCGGCCGGACTGTCTTCAGCGTGCGGGTGCCTATCCCCCGCCCAAGGGTGCAAGTCCGCTACCGGGCCTGGAAGTTTCCGGCACGGTTGTGGCCGCTGGAAGTGGACTAACGCCCGGCATCATGGGCAAGGCCGTGATGGCCCTGTCGCCCGGCGGCGGCTATGCGCAGTATGTTGTGGTGCACGCAAGCAACGCTCTACCGGTTCCAGCCGGCCTTTCCATGGCGCAGGCAGCGGCAGTCCCGGAGACCTTCTTTACCGTTTGGCACAATGTGTTTCAGCGGGGCGGGCTAAGGAAGGGGGAGGTTTTCCTCGTTCATGGCGGATCGAGCGGCATCGGCACCACCGCCATCCAGCTTGCCAAGGCATTCGGGGCTGTGGTGATCGCAACTGCGGGAAGCGATGAGAAATGCAACCTGTGCCGCGAACTTGGTGCCGATCTGGCGATCAACTATCGTGAGCAGGATTTTGTCGAGGCGGCCCGGCACTATACCGATGGCCGCGGCACCGACCTCATTGTCGACATGGTCGGCGGCAGCTATATCGAGCGCAATTACGATGCATCAGCTGAAGACGGGCGCATCGTGCAGATTGCCTTTCTGGGCGGGCCGAAGGCCGAGGTCAATTTCGCCAAGCTGATGGTCAAGCGGCTAACCCATACGGGCTCCACGCTGCGCCCGCGCAGCACCGAATTCAAGGCACAGATCGCTCGCGAACTGGAAGAGCAGGTTCTGCCGCTTGTCGAAGCAGGAAGGGTTTTGCCGGTGATGCATTCGACCTTTGCGCTCGAAGAGGCGGCCAAGGCCCATGCCTTGATGGAATCAGGCGATCTCACCGGCAAGATCGTTCTGGAGGTTTCCCATGACCAATAA
- a CDS encoding DUF1192 domain-containing protein, which translates to MFDEEEEKKKPAYAIGQNLEDMSVEEITATIEILEAEIARLNAAYEAKSDHLSAAEALFSKPG; encoded by the coding sequence ATGTTCGATGAGGAGGAAGAAAAAAAGAAACCGGCCTATGCCATCGGCCAAAATCTTGAGGACATGTCGGTGGAGGAAATTACCGCGACCATCGAAATCCTGGAAGCCGAGATTGCCCGGCTAAACGCCGCATACGAGGCAAAAAGCGACCATTTAAGCGCCGCCGAGGCGCTGTTTTCCAAGCCTGGATGA
- a CDS encoding DUF1465 family protein gives MNNHGNRQPDNTVNLAERFAFSEKFNQLFADGMTLVEESASYLDGPGRRSAKSLPKAAIVLYGTESMRLTTRLMQLASWLLLQRAAKEGEMTPEQFHEEKQKVKLETLPVSTVNADWDVLPREFVELVTRSLTLQNRITSIDAEVYAQSKDRPADENPVRQQLDLLSTALGMKLN, from the coding sequence ATGAACAATCACGGCAACCGCCAACCGGACAATACGGTCAATCTGGCAGAACGCTTCGCTTTTTCGGAGAAGTTCAATCAGCTCTTCGCCGACGGCATGACGCTGGTCGAGGAAAGCGCAAGCTATCTTGACGGGCCCGGCCGCCGGTCGGCCAAGTCCCTGCCCAAGGCGGCAATCGTCCTTTACGGCACCGAATCCATGCGCCTTACAACCCGGCTGATGCAGCTTGCCTCCTGGTTGTTGCTGCAGCGTGCAGCGAAGGAAGGCGAAATGACGCCCGAGCAGTTCCACGAGGAAAAGCAGAAGGTGAAGCTGGAGACCCTGCCTGTCAGCACGGTGAACGCCGACTGGGATGTGCTGCCACGCGAATTTGTCGAACTGGTAACCCGCTCGCTGACCCTGCAGAACCGCATTACCTCCATCGATGCTGAAGTCTATGCCCAGTCTAAGGACCGTCCAGCGGACGAAAACCCAGTCCGTCAGCAGCTTGACCTGCTCTCAACGGCACTGGGCATGAAGCTGAACTGA
- the rpmE gene encoding 50S ribosomal protein L31 — translation MKKDTHPDYHTIKVVMTDGTEYETRSTWGSEGDTLNLDIDPNSHPAWTGGNQNLVDRGGRVSRFKKKYEGLGI, via the coding sequence ATGAAAAAAGATACCCACCCCGATTACCACACCATCAAGGTCGTGATGACCGATGGTACCGAATACGAAACCCGTTCGACCTGGGGTTCGGAAGGCGATACGCTGAACCTGGATATTGATCCGAATTCCCATCCGGCATGGACCGGCGGCAACCAGAACCTGGTTGATCGCGGCGGCCGTGTTTCGCGGTTCAAGAAAAAGTACGAAGGCCTCGGCATCTAA
- a CDS encoding ABC transporter transmembrane domain-containing protein, translating to MGKAQTESALANGNDNLTGENRRQRNLRPLARLWPYLARYKPQLVAAICFLLLAAGTTLTLPVAVRNMIDQGFIGNNTSFIGNYFSALVAVAALLAFASACRYYFVIWLGERVISDVRKDVFSHVATLSPSFYDKARSGEIVSRLTADTTQIKSAVGATASMALRNILLGIGALGAMVYTSPRLSLFVIGAIPLIVFPIIAFGRAVRRRSRKAQDTLADATAYASEAIGAIRILQAFATANSVARRFSTAVENAFDAARKAIAMRALLTAFAIFLIFSSVIAVLWIGARDVLSGTMTPGLLSQFLLYAIFAAGSLGALSEVWGELSQAAGAAERITELLNEEPDIKAPKNPKALPEPVKGEIVFDQVSFAYPARPGEPALRDANLAIKAGETLAVVGPSGAGKSTLTALLLRYYDPVSGNITLDGIALGDLDPEALRSKIAIVPQDTVIFAATAHENIALAREDASREDVIAAAEAANAHDFITAMPEGYDTQLGERGVTLSGGQRQRIAIARAILKDAPVLLLDEATSALDAESERLVQDAMERLMQGRTTIVIAHRLATIKKADRIIVMDHGKIVETGTHASLSKKKNGLYAHLASLQFDMERPAGREAAE from the coding sequence ATGGGAAAGGCGCAAACGGAGTCGGCTTTGGCAAACGGCAACGACAATTTGACTGGCGAAAACCGCAGGCAGCGCAATTTGCGCCCGCTCGCCCGGCTTTGGCCCTATCTGGCGCGCTACAAACCCCAGCTTGTTGCCGCAATCTGCTTTCTGCTGCTTGCTGCCGGCACCACGCTGACCCTGCCGGTTGCGGTGCGCAACATGATCGACCAGGGCTTCATCGGCAACAATACCAGCTTTATCGGCAACTACTTTTCCGCCCTGGTGGCGGTCGCTGCCCTGCTCGCCTTTGCCAGCGCCTGCCGCTATTACTTCGTCATCTGGCTTGGCGAGCGGGTGATCTCCGATGTTCGAAAGGACGTCTTTTCACACGTGGCAACGCTGTCGCCCTCCTTCTATGACAAGGCACGCTCCGGCGAGATTGTCTCGCGCCTGACCGCCGATACGACCCAGATCAAGTCGGCAGTGGGCGCCACCGCCTCCATGGCGCTGCGAAACATCCTGCTGGGTATCGGTGCCCTTGGCGCCATGGTCTACACCTCGCCCCGCCTTTCGCTGTTCGTCATCGGCGCCATTCCGCTGATCGTCTTTCCCATCATCGCCTTCGGCCGCGCGGTCAGGCGGCGCTCACGCAAGGCGCAGGACACGCTGGCCGATGCCACCGCCTATGCATCCGAGGCGATCGGTGCAATCCGCATCCTGCAGGCCTTCGCCACCGCCAATTCGGTCGCCCGCCGGTTTTCAACTGCGGTTGAAAACGCCTTTGATGCCGCCCGCAAGGCCATCGCCATGCGGGCATTGCTGACGGCTTTTGCGATCTTTCTGATTTTTTCCAGTGTCATCGCGGTTTTGTGGATCGGCGCCCGCGACGTGTTGAGCGGCACCATGACGCCGGGCCTGCTGTCCCAGTTCCTGCTCTATGCGATCTTTGCGGCCGGTTCGCTGGGCGCATTGTCGGAAGTGTGGGGCGAACTTTCCCAGGCTGCCGGTGCTGCCGAACGCATCACCGAACTGCTCAACGAGGAGCCGGACATCAAGGCACCAAAAAACCCGAAAGCCCTGCCCGAACCGGTCAAGGGCGAGATCGTCTTCGATCAGGTATCCTTCGCCTATCCTGCACGGCCCGGCGAACCGGCATTGCGCGATGCAAACCTCGCAATCAAGGCGGGAGAAACCCTTGCCGTGGTCGGGCCTTCGGGCGCCGGCAAGTCGACACTGACCGCCCTGCTGCTGCGCTATTATGATCCCGTTTCCGGCAACATCACGCTGGACGGCATCGCCCTTGGGGATCTCGATCCCGAAGCCTTGCGCAGCAAGATTGCCATCGTGCCCCAGGACACAGTGATCTTCGCCGCCACTGCCCATGAAAACATCGCGCTTGCCCGCGAGGACGCCAGCCGCGAAGATGTCATCGCGGCGGCAGAAGCTGCCAACGCCCATGATTTTATCACCGCAATGCCGGAGGGCTACGACACCCAGCTCGGCGAGCGTGGTGTCACCCTGTCAGGCGGCCAACGTCAGCGCATCGCCATTGCACGCGCCATTTTAAAGGATGCGCCCGTCCTGTTGCTCGATGAGGCAACCAGCGCGCTCGATGCGGAAAGCGAACGCCTGGTGCAGGACGCCATGGAGCGGCTGATGCAGGGGCGCACCACCATCGTCATCGCCCATCGCCTCGCCACCATCAAGAAGGCCGACCGCATCATTGTCATGGACCACGGCAAGATCGTCGAAACCGGCACCCATGCCAGCCTGTCGAAGAAGAAAAACGGCCTCTACGCCCACCTCGCCAGCCTGCAATTCGACATGGAGCGGCCGGCGGGGAGAGAGGCGGCAGAGTGA
- a CDS encoding restriction endonuclease, with protein sequence MEAGAFVSCSGFSEDAFKAFESTRRIVCMDGADLCEMFD encoded by the coding sequence ATGGAAGCGGGGGCTTTTGTATCCTGTTCGGGATTCTCTGAAGATGCATTCAAGGCATTTGAATCAACCCGGCGCATTGTGTGCATGGATGGAGCCGATCTTTGTGAGATGTTTGATTAA
- a CDS encoding FAD-binding dehydrogenase, with the protein MTGKAECIIVGAGLAGLVAACELAARGKSVLIADQEGEQNLGGQAFWSLGGLFMVDTPEQRRMRIRDSRDLALADWMGSAGFDRKEDYWPKRSAEAYIDFASGEMRSWLSSFGMSWFPVVGWAERGGALATGHGNSVPRFHITWGTGPGVLKPFIDRAREFEKQGLIRFAFRHQVSKIEKAAGNIAGVSGKVLEATSVARGQESSRKVVGEFRFDADCVIVTSGGIGGNFELVRKNWPVKRVGPAPKNLISGVPRHVDGRMIAIAKRAGAAIINEDRMWHYTEGVQNWDPIWPDHAIRILPGPSSLWFDAQGNRFPAPCLPGFDTLETLRQILATGHDYSWFILNQAIIEKEFALSGSEQNPDFTSGSWKVLLKSRLGKGAPPPVEAFKQHGADFVVRDTLDDLVTGMNELVDVKLDTAKLQAQIEARDAQIDNPFTKDAQVMAIRTARNYLGDKLIRTAKPHKILDPSKGPLIAVKLHIMTRKTLGGIHTNLDGEVLDAKGNTVSGLFSAGECAGFGGGGYHGYNALEGTFLGGCIFSGRNAGRNAG; encoded by the coding sequence ATGACCGGCAAGGCCGAATGCATCATTGTGGGGGCGGGGCTTGCCGGTCTGGTGGCAGCCTGCGAATTGGCAGCCCGGGGAAAATCGGTGCTGATCGCCGATCAGGAAGGCGAGCAGAATCTGGGTGGCCAGGCATTTTGGTCGCTCGGCGGGTTGTTCATGGTGGATACGCCCGAGCAGCGCCGCATGCGCATCCGCGACAGCCGGGACCTTGCTCTTGCCGACTGGATGGGGTCGGCAGGCTTCGACCGCAAGGAGGACTACTGGCCGAAAAGAAGCGCTGAAGCCTATATCGATTTTGCAAGCGGGGAGATGCGCTCCTGGCTTTCATCCTTCGGCATGTCGTGGTTTCCCGTCGTTGGCTGGGCCGAGCGCGGCGGGGCGCTTGCTACCGGCCACGGCAATTCGGTGCCGCGCTTTCACATCACCTGGGGCACCGGGCCGGGCGTGCTGAAACCCTTCATTGACCGGGCGCGGGAATTTGAAAAACAGGGACTCATCCGCTTTGCCTTCCGCCATCAGGTGTCAAAAATCGAGAAGGCCGCCGGCAATATTGCCGGCGTCAGCGGGAAAGTTCTGGAGGCAACCAGCGTTGCGCGCGGACAAGAATCCTCGCGCAAGGTGGTTGGCGAATTCCGCTTTGATGCAGATTGCGTCATTGTGACCTCCGGCGGCATTGGCGGCAATTTCGAGCTGGTGCGGAAGAACTGGCCGGTGAAGCGCGTGGGGCCGGCGCCGAAGAATCTCATTTCGGGCGTGCCGCGCCATGTGGACGGAAGGATGATCGCCATTGCGAAAAGGGCAGGTGCGGCGATCATCAACGAAGACCGCATGTGGCATTATACCGAAGGGGTACAAAACTGGGATCCGATCTGGCCAGATCACGCGATCCGTATTCTGCCTGGCCCGTCCTCGCTGTGGTTCGATGCCCAGGGCAACCGCTTTCCCGCGCCCTGTCTGCCCGGTTTCGACACACTTGAGACGCTGCGCCAGATTCTGGCAACGGGGCATGACTATTCCTGGTTCATCCTCAATCAGGCGATCATCGAAAAGGAATTTGCGCTTTCAGGCTCCGAGCAGAACCCCGATTTTACTTCGGGCAGCTGGAAGGTGCTGCTGAAATCGCGCCTCGGCAAGGGCGCGCCGCCGCCGGTGGAGGCCTTCAAGCAGCATGGCGCCGATTTTGTGGTGCGCGACACTCTGGATGACCTCGTTACGGGCATGAACGAGCTGGTCGACGTGAAGTTGGATACTGCGAAGCTGCAGGCCCAGATCGAGGCGCGCGATGCCCAGATCGACAATCCCTTCACCAAGGATGCGCAGGTGATGGCGATCAGAACGGCGCGGAACTATCTTGGCGACAAGCTGATCCGCACGGCAAAGCCGCACAAGATTCTTGATCCTTCAAAAGGACCGCTGATTGCCGTCAAGCTGCACATCATGACGCGCAAGACGCTGGGCGGCATTCACACCAATCTGGATGGCGAGGTGCTCGACGCGAAAGGCAATACCGTCAGCGGGCTGTTCTCGGCAGGCGAATGCGCGGGCTTTGGCGGCGGTGGCTATCACGGCTACAACGCGCTGGAGGGCACGTTTCTGGGCGGCTGCATTTTCTCAGGCCGCAATGCGGGAAGGAATGCGGGGTAG
- a CDS encoding peptidoglycan -binding protein, which produces MALARNRRGDRQIDYWPGFVDALSTLLLAIIFLLSVFVLAQFLLSQEISGKDAVLNRLNQQINQLTELLALERGSRQDLEDNLANLQASLSETEAERSRLEELMASGAGDNEQAEARIGELSQQLDEQQQLSQRAQSQVELLNQQISALRRQIAVLEDALDASETRDRESQTKIADLGKRLNVALAQRVQELNRYRSDFFGRLREILSDRQDIRIVGDRFVFQSEVLFGQGLAELNEGGKEEMLKVAEALIQIGNEIPDDIAWVLRVDGHTDDVPLSGTGRYVDNWELSQARALSVVKFFIEQGIPADKLVAAGFGEFQPLEEADTDEARAKNRRIELKLTER; this is translated from the coding sequence ATGGCATTGGCAAGAAACAGGCGCGGAGACCGGCAGATCGATTACTGGCCCGGTTTCGTTGATGCGCTGTCGACATTGCTGCTTGCCATCATCTTTCTGCTGTCGGTTTTTGTGCTGGCGCAATTCCTTTTGAGCCAGGAAATCTCGGGCAAGGACGCGGTACTCAACCGGCTCAACCAGCAAATCAACCAGTTGACGGAACTGCTGGCGCTCGAACGCGGCTCGCGGCAGGATCTGGAGGACAATCTGGCCAATCTGCAGGCGTCCCTTTCCGAGACAGAGGCAGAGCGCTCCCGCCTGGAAGAACTGATGGCGTCGGGGGCAGGTGACAATGAACAGGCGGAGGCACGCATTGGCGAACTCTCCCAGCAGCTTGATGAACAACAGCAGCTTTCACAGCGCGCCCAGTCCCAGGTGGAATTGCTGAACCAGCAGATTTCCGCGCTGCGGCGGCAGATTGCCGTGCTGGAGGATGCGCTTGATGCTTCCGAAACGCGCGACCGGGAAAGCCAGACCAAGATTGCCGATCTTGGCAAGCGGCTTAACGTTGCTCTGGCACAGCGGGTGCAGGAGTTGAACCGCTACCGGTCCGATTTCTTCGGCCGGCTTCGCGAAATCCTCTCCGACCGGCAGGATATCCGCATTGTCGGCGACCGGTTCGTCTTCCAGTCCGAGGTGTTGTTCGGTCAGGGGCTTGCTGAGCTCAACGAGGGCGGCAAGGAGGAAATGCTCAAGGTGGCCGAGGCGCTGATCCAGATCGGCAACGAGATTCCCGACGATATCGCCTGGGTGTTGCGCGTTGACGGGCACACCGATGATGTGCCGCTCTCGGGCACCGGGCGCTATGTGGACAATTGGGAACTATCCCAGGCGCGGGCACTTTCGGTGGTCAAGTTCTTCATTGAACAGGGCATTCCCGCTGACAAGCTGGTAGCGGCAGGCTTTGGCGAGTTTCAACCACTTGAAGAAGCCGATACGGATGAGGCGCGCGCCAAGAACCGGCGCATCGAGTTGAAGCTGACCGAGCGGTAA
- a CDS encoding flagellar motor protein MotA, which yields MARAFDPYRFTSPGLFLLSMVVFLIIAGFIIAILYSQISTAFMANPGLNGLIVLVLVFGILLTIGQVVRLMPEVSWANSFRQGDEFSGKRDPVLLAPMKALLGNAAANMSLNTASLRSILDSIGNRLDDLRDITRYLIGLLVFLGLLGTFWGLLQTIGSIGDTIRSLDPGSGDTNDILEALKSGLSAPLDGMGTAFSSSLFGLGGSLILGFLDLQAGRAQTRFYTELENWLSSITDMTADFGSLSGASGEELREHLDSLTKNLQSGGGESSGRATAAMASLAESIQGLVQHMRADQQAMRQQQTELQETLNKLNKFFDKASKS from the coding sequence GTGGCGCGCGCGTTTGATCCCTACCGGTTTACAAGTCCGGGACTGTTTTTGTTGTCGATGGTCGTTTTCCTGATCATTGCAGGTTTCATCATCGCCATTCTTTATAGCCAGATTTCAACGGCCTTCATGGCCAATCCGGGCCTTAACGGATTGATCGTGCTTGTTCTGGTTTTCGGCATATTGCTCACCATCGGACAGGTGGTGCGGTTGATGCCGGAAGTCTCCTGGGCAAATTCGTTCCGGCAGGGAGACGAGTTTTCGGGAAAGCGCGATCCGGTTCTGCTGGCGCCGATGAAGGCGCTGCTCGGCAATGCGGCAGCCAACATGTCGCTAAACACCGCTTCGCTTCGCTCCATTCTCGATTCGATCGGCAACCGGCTGGATGACCTGCGTGACATCACCCGTTACCTGATTGGCCTGCTGGTGTTTTTGGGACTGCTTGGCACGTTCTGGGGCCTGCTGCAGACGATAGGCTCCATTGGCGATACGATCCGTTCGCTTGACCCGGGCTCGGGCGACACCAATGATATTCTGGAAGCGCTCAAGAGCGGGTTGTCTGCACCGCTTGATGGCATGGGCACGGCGTTTTCCTCTTCCCTGTTCGGGCTTGGCGGATCGCTTATTCTCGGGTTTCTCGACCTGCAGGCGGGCCGGGCGCAAACGCGGTTCTATACCGAGCTGGAGAACTGGCTGTCCTCGATCACCGACATGACGGCAGATTTCGGCAGCCTTTCGGGGGCCAGTGGCGAGGAATTGAGGGAGCATCTGGATTCGCTCACCAAAAACCTGCAATCGGGGGGCGGTGAAAGCAGCGGGCGGGCGACGGCGGCCATGGCCAGCCTTGCCGAAAGCATTCAGGGCCTGGTGCAGCACATGCGTGCCGATCAGCAGGCCATGCGCCAGCAACAGACGGAATTGCAGGAAACGCTGAACAAGCTCAACAAGTTTTTCGACAAGGCGTCGAAGAGCTGA
- a CDS encoding 3-oxoacyl-ACP synthase III family protein, producing MPLEAFAHAVPSVQHTAADIARWTGADQQFIENKIGLKTRYVLGEGETGVSLSKQACETLFAAHPDLKNKISLVINITQTPDHRLPQNSAALVHELGLPVSTASFDISLGCSGYVYGAVVAQSFLAASGGGDGLLVTCDPYSRIIEPHDKDTNCVFGDAAAVTWIRAGESRCRILATDFGTDGEKGDAIIVPSGGAARPLMDNEGELTAQTKDDVRLHMKGRPVFNFVNSEIPLSINRCLEKAGMGIGDVDWFALHQGSIYMLDAMARRVGVPREKVLKNMERFGNTVSSTIPLLLEELDERGALAGSTVLLSGFGVGLSWSTAVVQFS from the coding sequence ATGCCTCTTGAAGCCTTCGCCCATGCGGTTCCCTCGGTTCAACACACTGCCGCCGATATCGCCCGGTGGACAGGCGCCGATCAGCAATTCATCGAGAACAAGATCGGGCTGAAAACCCGTTACGTGCTGGGGGAGGGAGAAACCGGGGTAAGCCTTTCCAAACAGGCGTGCGAAACGCTGTTTGCCGCACATCCGGATTTAAAGAACAAGATTTCGCTGGTGATAAACATCACCCAGACGCCGGACCACCGCCTGCCGCAGAATTCGGCAGCGCTGGTTCATGAACTGGGCCTTCCGGTCTCAACGGCCAGTTTCGACATATCACTTGGTTGCTCGGGATATGTTTATGGCGCAGTGGTGGCGCAAAGCTTTCTTGCAGCAAGCGGCGGCGGCGATGGATTGCTGGTGACCTGCGATCCCTATTCGCGCATCATCGAACCCCACGACAAGGATACCAATTGCGTTTTCGGCGATGCGGCTGCCGTTACCTGGATTAGGGCGGGAGAGAGCCGTTGCAGGATTCTGGCCACCGACTTCGGTACCGATGGCGAAAAGGGCGATGCGATCATCGTGCCTTCGGGCGGGGCGGCAAGGCCGCTGATGGACAATGAAGGCGAACTGACCGCGCAGACAAAGGACGATGTTCGGCTGCACATGAAGGGGCGGCCAGTGTTCAATTTCGTCAACAGCGAAATCCCCCTGTCGATCAACCGCTGCCTTGAAAAGGCCGGCATGGGCATTGGCGATGTGGACTGGTTCGCCCTGCACCAGGGTTCGATCTACATGCTGGATGCCATGGCGAGACGGGTCGGTGTTCCGCGCGAGAAAGTGCTGAAAAACATGGAGCGCTTCGGCAATACGGTTTCTTCGACCATTCCGCTGCTGCTTGAGGAACTCGACGAAAGGGGCGCGCTTGCCGGCAGCACGGTTCTGCTTTCGGGCTTCGGCGTCGGGCTTTCCTGGTCGACGGCAGTGGTGCAGTTTTCCTGA